TATTCAGTTGTTTAATATTTGGATggttcttgtgttttttgtaaTTGGACAAGTATGTGTAAGTCTGTTTAAGTATGTGTAATCGAATGgttcttatgttttgttttgttttttgtaatcaGACAAATATGTGTAAGTCTGTTTAAGTATGTGTAATCAAATggttcttgtgttttgttttgttttttgtaatcaGACAAGTATGTGTaagtatgttttgttttatgtgtaATCGAATggttcttgtgttttgttttgttttttgtaatcgGACAAGTATGTGTAAGTATGTTTTGTTTAAGTATGTGTAAGActattttgtgttttcttttgtttaagtaTGTTTAAGTATGATTTGTTTAAGTATGTTTAAGTCTGTTTTGTGTTTAAGTATGTGTAAGTATGTGTTTTATTAATACGGTGCAGTTGTGTCTTTTTCTGATAACAGGTCGAGAAAGAAGCTCTCTCATGCTCTGGCAAGCCAACCTCTCATCAGTCTGTGACCACATAACGCTATCTCATGTCCGTGACCACATGTTTGCAATATGAGCACATGTTTTTACAAcctcttttatatttttgtgctTCTACCACATGTAATCGgacaattcttttgtttttttttttgcttttaccaCATGTTTGTACAAgtacttttgtaatttttaaccTCTACCACATATTTTTACAATGTTTGTGTAccacaaatttcaaaaactctaGCTACCAGAACAATTTTCTATAAAATGATCAAACCTAGCAAACAAAACATATCACAAGCAGTTTTCTATTATTCttaacaccaacaaaaaaactcctcctctttagtttctttttttccacaatggcttcttcttcccaaaatgatgttgatgacatacttgatgaatgttttaatcaaacatGCGATCAAATCACCAATCATGTATGGAAAAATCTTCTTACTCCACCAATCCAAAGTCAACCACCacctaaaccaagaaaaagtGAATACACATTGAAAGAAATCGAGAAGTCGGTCATGACCACTTGTGaaatgattatttcagtgaggATGCTACTTACCCTCCCAACATTTTCCGTTGCCGTTTTAGAATGAACAGGCCATTATTCATTCGTATTGTGGATAAGCTCGCAAATGAAGTTCtctatttataacaaaaaagagATGCTACCGGAAGGTTGGGTCTGTCTACATTGCAAAAGTGTACAGCagcaattcgtatgatggcatatggttcTGCAGCTGATGCGTTTGATGAGTACCTCCGACTTTCTGAAACCGTGGCGCTATCATGCTTGGACAATTTTACAGATTCAGTCGtaaatttatttggagatgagtacttgAGAAGACCTATACTAGCAGATCTTCAACGACTACTCGACATTGGCGAGTTTCACGGATTTCTCggcatgataggaagcatcgattgtatgcattaggagtggaagaattgtcccaccgCATGAAAAGGTCAATACACCCGCGGATCTGGAAAGCCCACAATCGTTTTAGAGGCGATGGCTTCTTATGATCTCTGGATCTGGCATGCTTTCTTTGGACTACCAGGTACAATAAACGATATCAATATTCTTGACCGATCTCCagtctttgatgatattttgcatgGTCGAGCTCCTAAAAATACAGTGTCAACGGACATGAATATAaattggcttactatctgacggatggtatttatccaaaatggtctacttttatccaatctattcTACTGCCACAAACTCCAAAAGCCTCTTTATTTGCAAGacaacaagaagctgtgcgtaaagatgtagagcgtgcttTTGGGGTTTTCCAGgctcgatttgccatagtcaaaaAACCGGCTCTTATttggaaaaaggtaaaaattgggaaaataatgagagcgtgtatcatactgcacaatatgatagtaAATGACGAACAAGATGGGTACACTCTGTTTGATGAAACTGAATTCACACAAATGGAGTCAAGTAGAGCTTCAGAAGTTGACTACACGCTTCCAACACCCAGGCCTTCATGTGTCGCTACTATGCTCAAGAATCGAAAGGATGTTCGTGatcgagaaaaaaaataaatgcttgcaagatgatttagttgagaatatttgggcaaaatttggagcaaatcagtattaaaattaatcattctttccatttataaattgcacttctgttgtaatatgtattaatgtttttattatgttttgtatgtttgaaaattaattaaaatgtaatattttctaattttataacatcttaaatgtttacacatttataccacttctattctatttaaaatttttaaatttttaaaaacaatacttttaaaaataaaatacccaaaataagaagagaaaattttatctaagagatcatgggttcttatattccaagcaatacacaattaattcataaaaaatttaacaatacataattaaaattcataaaaaatttgaGAACCCCCTTTAGGCCATCTTTATAGGGAGAACATGAGGGGTGTTCttagcccaaaaaaaataaaaaaaataatgaatagtggtttagaacactttttttagttcttgatgtagaactgatcttggctcagttctaagctgacgtggcaagctgtgaatggatacaattttttgcaaacaatttttcacaaattaaaagaggatcttattgagaatatatggaataaatttggacattaaactatatattaattaaataaaatgtttgtgtgctttaattaagtaatatgtttttttttatctttaatgtttttgttgtttcataaaaatttggtattgtattttgaattttagtaaaagttttataagtttgcaatttaaatgttattttataagtttttataattgtaatatgtttaataatattatattattaaatcttatgatcttaaacatgttctcccaataaataactttttaataaaagatcttaactactgatcttacattattttcataatatttttactctaagaacacctaAAATAGTTCCCCTATAAAGATGCCCTTATAACATTCTGCCAATAATTATGCTCTAATGGTGTTGTCAATTTTATTCGGTAATTATAGCACagctctctctctgtctttgaGAGTAAACCAAGTCGCTTTCTCTTATGACCTTACCCGGCTTATTCACGAACTGAGTCATGTGGTGACTTTGAAGCTATGGTCTTTCCAAACTTACTCTAAGGGTAAgatagttttattattttttgtgtttcccTGACAATTTGatcattattttcattttctttgcaGGTCTTTAGTCTATTCcgaaaattttcaaacatttaCGACCAAAAATGCAAATATCAATGAAGTagtattaaaatttcaattattaCATGATACTCCCAATGTATAATTTCCGTCTACCGATtttggagttattttctaattagtgttttggttgacaaaaaaaaaaatgttcgtCTACCACATAATTACGACACAGATTTCACGAGAGGAAAGCCAATCAggtcttccaaaaaaaaaaaaattcccaataAGAGTTGCAGAAAAAGCAAAGAGGAGGGAAGAAGGATATATGGGATGgatgatcagaaaaaaaaatttgcacaaTTGAAGAATGATCAAGAAGTATTtgcaaaaattatttatttgataaaagaAAGTCTATATTTATTGGCAGGATAAAATTCAATACGTTTTGAGGAATTTATGTTCTTGATCCGGTAATTATTAGGTTTTTGTAGCTCTCCTAAATGCATTGTAGAAAAGTGGTTATTGAGTTACTTGAAATGTGTTTAATTTCTTTTCATAGATCTCTCCCCAAAATTTGAGTTTGAGGATTTGTGCAAcgttatttttttagatttaccCTCACTTATGATTgcttaaaatccaaaaattgtgAAGTGAACCTTTAAAGTTGCATAATTAAAAATGAGTATTGTGAAATTAAACCAACTTCACTACGAATCTTGTGAATTTGGTTTGGAGGATTTGTACAAAAATTTTCCATTCTATCCCTCTTATGGTTGCTCAGAATTCAAACAGAActgattaataataatgatataaaaaggTATTTACACAGAAATATTATGATACAAATAGTATACCCAACACAATAAATCAATACAATTTCGATGTAAAGGTTGAATTAACTCTAACTACACTTCGGTAGGTTTTTTAGGCAATAGATGTATAATGTATAGTATAGTCATCTCATCACACGAATGATAAAGCAAAATTCAtcagtaaattaaatatttttaaaaaatattctatgataaatttaatattttgaaattatattaagaAATAGTGGAACTTTATTCAAATGTGAAGAAAGATAAAGGCATGCTCCAGGTTTGATGGGAGAAGGAAAGAGAGCTGGCAACAGCTATTCTCTTACTGATAGATCACTCTCCTCTGTCCCGcactcctctctttcttttttgtttctttcttttcgacAGCTTTCATTTGATTCtcgattttaaaatttgaatatcttATTCTCGTTTACTGATTTACATAAAACGTATATGAATGTACTAAATAATCTCTTTATTacgaggcaaaaaaaaaaaaaacagaagacaaAGTTACAACATGTCTCTTAATAATTCACTAATAGTAAATGTagaaataataagaacaaaactACTTCTAAACTTCTAAAGGTTTACAACATACATCATTAATGTTCATCTTGAATCTTAGACAAGAGTTTCAAATCTGCATGGGATTATAAAAGGGAAAAGTATTCATTAAcgtgtttttttaatttgtggttTAAGGATGCTAAGTGTTGAGATTATGCTTTTCCAaacaattcaaataaaaataatttctgaaTTTAGACAACTGTAGTTGGTTTCCCaaggctgctgctgctgctgcttcacctatattactatatatatacaccctATCCTCTTTGAAAACTCATCTCACATCACATTTCAACACTCTCCTCGAACAAACGAAATAAACCCTTACACTTTCATTTCTACAATCTTTCCCCCAATGGGTCAAATCTTGAACCCTACCTTGTTACTCACCATTCTGGTTCTAACAATGGTTGGGACAGTTTACTCCGGTAACTTCAACGAAGAGTTCGACTTAACTTGGGGTGAACACAGAGGCAAAATCTTTAGTGGAGGGAAGATGTTGTCACTGTCACTAGACCGGGTGTCCGGTTCGGGTTTTAAATCCAAGAAAGAGTATTTATTCGGAAGAATCGACATGCAGCTTAAACTCGTCGCCGGTAACTCCGCCGGAACCGTCACCGCCTACTACGTAAGCCTTCTTCTTTAAGAAACACAcctcacttttgtttttgttcttttttggtaACACAAGACTAATATAAAAGATGTGTTTGCAGTTGTCTTCAGAAGGACCAACACACGACGAAATAGATTTTGAGTTTCTTGGTAACGAAACAGGAAAGCCTTACGTTCTTCACACTAATGTCTTTGCACAAGGCAAAGGAAACAGAGAACAACAGTTCTATCTCTGGTTCGACCCAACCAAGAACTTCCACACTTACTCTCTTGTCTGGAGACCTCAACACATCATGTAATGAGAATTAATCAAAAACAATCTAACGATCAAcacttttttatgtttctttttatcGACTCTTGAAcatttttgtgttctgttttacaGATTCATGGTGGATAACGTTCCGATCAGAGTATTCAACAACGCAGAGCAACTTGGTGTTCCGTTTCCCAAGAAGCAACCAATGAAGATATACTCGAGCTTATGGAATGCAGATGACTGGGCAACGAGAGGTGGTTTGGTTAAGACAGATTGGTCTAAGGCTCCTTTCACAGCTTACTACAGAGGATTCAACGCTGCGGCTTGTACTGTTTCTTCAGGGTCATCTTACTGTGATCCTAAGTTCAAAAGCACGTTTACTAATGGTGAGTCTCAAGTGGCGAATGAGCTTAATGCTtatgggagaagaagattgagatgGGTTCAAAAGTATTTCATGATTTATGATTATTGTTCTGATGTCAAAAGGTTTTCTCAAGGATTCCCACCAGAGTGTAGGAGGTCTAGAGTctaatgttttgttgttgtttagtgaaaaattctctttgttgttttatttaaaataaaattgatttgattacTTCACTGGCCTTTGCTTATTCCAATGCAATATTCATTCTACGAGTCAATAAATGTGTCACGGGACTCACTATACTGTcctaaaaagatttttaaaaagatgaagCTGTAGATTCTTGAAGTTGCGGACGCCAgtacaaacaaataatttaagtATGAACACTTGACAAACATGACTTCACCTAATAAACCAAATTCCAAATTAGAAGGTACAAAGATCACGTGTAGAGGTGTCAACTTGGGAGCGAGAGTCCGTCCAATGGGTTGGACACAAACATGACTTCATCTAATAAAAACCAATCCAAATCAAAAGCCACAATGATCGATCACATGTTAGGGGTGTTAACTCGCAGCCAAGAGTCCAATGGGTTGTAACTTGATGGGGTGGCTTAACCCGCTTTAACAGTTCTAATCAAAGGCAAACATGTAGAATAAATAACATCTATGTTGTTATGTGCAACTTGCAAAGAGATCACAGGAGGTATACTTTTATAGTCTTTTAGTATGTACATAGAACAAGAggttatacttttaaaaatgaaaaaagaaacctTATAATAAATAAGATCACATGGACTATATGTAGAACCGCAAATTTGATCTATGATGCTTCTATCCTGGTTAGAAAAAGACAGCTAGTAGTAGTACCTTTCTcacttttcaaaattaaaaacatgaaattggaTATTCTGGAGACAGATAATGACATTTAAAAAGTATCCACACTAGTTGCTTCAGGGTGATCTAGTGATCAAGTTGTTAGGTTCGGATGCTTTAACGATCGTCTTCTCGTGGATGTAATGAGCAAAATTCACTCTTGCTCGTTGTTCGTTCTGGAGACAAAAATATGAGCAGTGAGAATCATGTGTTTTAAACTGCTTCAACTAACTATGATTATGGATAATGGATAATCATGTGTTCTTAACATAAAAGCAGAATGAGACAATTGATTATGGATAACTCACGGGTATTCTGCAGTGAACTTGAAGGTCATCGTTCATCTGGTGGAGACGGCTTTTTGCTAGCTCTGCAGCCTCACCAGCTCTCTTTGAAGCTTCACCAGCCTGTTTACAGAACAATATTCAGATTCAGTAAAAGCCTCCAAGATAAAGTTGCACACTTGCACTAATCCATTGACCATTTAACAAGTCTGTAATGGGGTGGTTAAACATATTTCTTCTCATCTTAGTTACTTTAGTGAAGATTTTGAACCAACAAAACTGATAAACCAAAGAGATTGATTGGTGTGAATCTACCACTAAAAGGAACTGTTATGAA
The Camelina sativa cultivar DH55 chromosome 15, Cs, whole genome shotgun sequence DNA segment above includes these coding regions:
- the LOC104746886 gene encoding probable xyloglucan endotransglucosylase/hydrolase protein 16, giving the protein MGQILNPTLLLTILVLTMVGTVYSGNFNEEFDLTWGEHRGKIFSGGKMLSLSLDRVSGSGFKSKKEYLFGRIDMQLKLVAGNSAGTVTAYYLSSEGPTHDEIDFEFLGNETGKPYVLHTNVFAQGKGNREQQFYLWFDPTKNFHTYSLVWRPQHIIFMVDNVPIRVFNNAEQLGVPFPKKQPMKIYSSLWNADDWATRGGLVKTDWSKAPFTAYYRGFNAAACTVSSGSSYCDPKFKSTFTNGESQVANELNAYGRRRLRWVQKYFMIYDYCSDVKRFSQGFPPECRRSRV